The Pelmatolapia mariae isolate MD_Pm_ZW linkage group LG10_11, Pm_UMD_F_2, whole genome shotgun sequence genome includes a region encoding these proteins:
- the ompb gene encoding olfactory marker protein b produces MSKEVKLPFRLDVELTEVMRLRVQSLQQRGQKRQEGERLLQGNEAVYRLDFSNQSLQFSHWKVWLAQPGRLTIMGTSQLWTPDLTNLMTRQLLEPAGVFWRAAGDGDDAPVQCYEADADEFGERIAELAKVRKVMYFLFAFSEGCSPETVDCSITFTVDK; encoded by the coding sequence ATGTCTAAAGAGGTGAAGCTGCCCTTCCGGCTGGACGTGGAGCTGACGGAGGTGATGCGCCTGCGGGTTCAGTCCCTGCAGCAGCGCGGCCAAAAAAGGCAGGAGGGCGAGCGCCTGCTGCAGGGCAATGAGGCCGTGTACCGGCTGGACTTCTCAAACCAGTCCCTCCAGTTCTCACACTGGAAGGTGTGGCTGGCCCAGCCGGGCCGCCTCACCATCATGGGTACCTCGCAGCTCTGGACGCCTGACCTCACCAACCTGATGACCCGTCAGCTGCTCGAGCCGGCAGGTGTTTTCTGGAGAGCAGCGGGCGATGGGGACGACGCGCCGGTCCAGTGCTACGAGGCTGACGCTGACGAGTTCGGTGAGAGGATCGCAGAGCTGGCCAAGGTGAGGAAGGTGATGTACTTCTTGTTTGCATTTTCAGAAGGCTGCAGCCCGGAGACGGTCGACTGCTCCATCACCTTCACGGTGGACAAATAA